The Arthrobacter sp. NicSoilC5 genome has a window encoding:
- a CDS encoding bifunctional aldolase/short-chain dehydrogenase — protein sequence MTNKTVEDLISRSNRLGADKRNTNYAGGNTSAKGTEKDPVTGDDVQLLWVKGSGGDLGTLKEQNLAVLRLDRLNALKNVYPGVEREDEMVAAFDYCLHGKGGAAPSIDTAMHGLVDAAHVDHLHPDSGIAIATAVDGEALTTKIFGDKVVWVPWRRPGFQLGLDIAAIKDANPQAIGTVLGGHGITAWGATSEEAEQNSLWIIDQAEKYIAENGKAEPFGARLPGYAALTEAERRAKAAALAPVIRGLASTDRPQLGHFSDDAVVLDFLEAAEHPRLGALGTSCPDHFLRTKVKPLILDLPADASAEDSIARLHELHADYREDYQAYYDRHKDADSPALRGADPAIVLVPGVGMFSFGANKQTARVAGEFYINAINVMRGAEAISTYAPIEESEKFRIEYWALEEAKLARMPKPKSHATRVALVTGAASGIGKAIATRLASDGACVVIADLNLENAQKVAEELGGADVAIGVQADVTDEAQVSAAIDAAVLAFGGVDLVVNNAGLSISKPLLETTEKDWDLQHNVMAKGSFLVAKAAAKVMIAQGMGGDIIYISSKNSVFAGPNNIAYSATKADQAHQVRLLAAELGEHGIRVNGINPDGVVRGSGIFAGGWGAKRAAVYGVDEEKLGEYYAQRTLLKREVLPEHVANAAAVLTSNELSHTTGLHIPVDAGVAAAFLR from the coding sequence ATGACGAACAAAACTGTGGAAGACCTGATCTCCCGTTCCAACCGCCTTGGCGCGGACAAGCGGAACACGAACTACGCCGGCGGCAACACCTCCGCCAAGGGCACCGAAAAGGACCCCGTCACGGGCGACGACGTCCAGCTGCTCTGGGTCAAGGGTTCCGGTGGTGACCTGGGCACCCTGAAGGAGCAGAACCTTGCGGTGCTGCGCCTGGACCGGCTGAATGCTTTGAAGAATGTCTACCCGGGCGTGGAACGGGAAGACGAGATGGTGGCCGCGTTCGATTACTGCCTGCACGGCAAAGGCGGGGCCGCCCCATCGATCGACACTGCCATGCACGGCCTGGTGGACGCCGCGCACGTTGACCACCTGCACCCGGACTCCGGCATCGCCATTGCGACGGCTGTGGACGGGGAGGCGCTGACCACCAAGATCTTCGGTGACAAGGTGGTCTGGGTTCCCTGGCGCCGTCCCGGTTTCCAGCTGGGCCTGGACATCGCCGCGATCAAGGACGCCAACCCGCAGGCCATCGGCACCGTCCTGGGCGGCCACGGCATCACCGCCTGGGGCGCCACCAGCGAAGAAGCAGAGCAGAATTCGCTCTGGATCATCGACCAGGCCGAAAAGTACATCGCAGAGAACGGGAAGGCCGAGCCCTTCGGTGCCAGGCTTCCCGGCTATGCCGCCCTGACCGAAGCCGAACGCCGTGCCAAGGCCGCAGCCCTGGCACCGGTGATCCGCGGCCTGGCCTCCACGGACAGGCCGCAGTTGGGGCACTTCAGTGATGACGCCGTCGTCCTGGACTTCCTCGAGGCAGCCGAACACCCGCGTCTCGGCGCGCTCGGCACCTCCTGCCCGGACCACTTCCTGCGCACCAAGGTCAAGCCGCTCATCCTGGACCTGCCCGCCGACGCCAGCGCGGAGGACTCGATCGCCCGGCTGCACGAACTGCACGCCGACTACCGCGAGGACTACCAGGCCTACTACGACCGCCACAAGGACGCGGACAGCCCGGCCCTGCGCGGCGCGGATCCGGCCATCGTGCTGGTCCCCGGCGTGGGCATGTTCTCCTTTGGGGCGAACAAGCAGACCGCCCGGGTGGCCGGCGAGTTCTATATCAACGCAATCAACGTCATGCGCGGCGCGGAGGCCATCTCCACCTACGCCCCGATCGAGGAATCCGAAAAGTTCCGCATCGAGTACTGGGCGCTGGAGGAAGCCAAACTGGCCCGGATGCCCAAGCCGAAGTCCCACGCCACCCGGGTTGCCCTGGTGACCGGTGCCGCGTCCGGCATCGGCAAGGCCATCGCCACACGGTTGGCGTCCGACGGCGCGTGCGTCGTCATTGCCGACCTCAACCTTGAAAACGCACAAAAGGTCGCCGAGGAGCTGGGCGGTGCCGACGTCGCCATCGGCGTCCAGGCAGATGTCACCGACGAGGCGCAGGTGTCCGCGGCCATCGACGCTGCTGTCCTGGCGTTCGGCGGCGTGGACCTGGTGGTCAACAACGCCGGCCTGTCCATCTCCAAGCCGCTGCTGGAAACCACCGAAAAGGACTGGGACCTCCAGCACAACGTCATGGCAAAAGGCTCGTTCCTGGTGGCCAAGGCCGCGGCGAAGGTCATGATCGCGCAGGGCATGGGCGGGGACATCATCTACATCTCCTCCAAAAACTCCGTGTTCGCCGGCCCCAACAACATCGCCTACTCCGCCACCAAGGCCGACCAGGCCCACCAGGTGCGCCTGCTCGCCGCCGAGCTGGGTGAGCACGGCATCCGCGTGAACGGCATCAACCCCGACGGTGTGGTCCGCGGCTCCGGGATCTTCGCCGGCGGCTGGGGCGCCAAACGTGCCGCGGTCTACGGCGTGGACGAGGAAAAGCTGGGCGAGTACTACGCGCAGCGCACCCTGCTCAAGCGCGAAGTCCTGCCCGAACACGTGGCCAACGCGGCCGCCGTCCTCACCAGCAACGAACTGTCCCACACCACCGGCCTGCACATTCCCGTGGACGCCGGAGTGGCGGCAGCCTTCCTGCGGTGA
- the rhaI gene encoding L-rhamnose isomerase, which produces MNDVATALGRLGELAIEVPSWAYGNSGTRFKVFGTPGTPRTVQEKLADAAKVHELTGLAPTVALHIPWDKVDDYSALREYAAGLGVGLGTINSNTFQDDEYKCGSLTSSNQAVRRRAIDHHLECIDIMHATGSQDLKIWLADGTNYPGQDDIRGRQDRLAESLQEIYAALGDGQRLVLEYKFFEPAFYHTDVPDWGTSYAQTLALGEKAFVCLDTGHHAPGTNIEFIVMQLLRLGKLGSFDFNSRFYADDDLIVGAADPFQLFRIMHEVIRGGGYGKDSGVALMLDQCHNLEEKIPGQIRSVLNVQEMTLRALLVDTAALGEAQRAGDVLAANGIFNDAFYTDVRPILAEWRESRGLPADPMAAFKASGYQKQINEDRVGGQQAGWGA; this is translated from the coding sequence ATGAACGACGTAGCAACGGCGCTGGGCAGGCTCGGGGAGCTTGCCATCGAGGTCCCTTCGTGGGCCTATGGAAATTCAGGTACGCGGTTCAAGGTGTTCGGCACGCCCGGCACGCCGCGGACGGTCCAGGAGAAGCTGGCGGACGCCGCCAAGGTCCACGAGCTGACCGGCCTGGCCCCCACTGTGGCGCTGCACATCCCGTGGGACAAGGTGGACGACTACTCCGCCCTCCGGGAGTATGCGGCGGGACTGGGCGTGGGCCTGGGCACCATCAACTCCAACACCTTCCAGGATGATGAGTACAAGTGCGGCTCCCTCACCTCCTCCAACCAGGCCGTCCGGCGCCGGGCCATCGACCACCACCTCGAGTGCATCGACATCATGCACGCCACGGGTTCGCAGGACCTGAAGATCTGGCTGGCGGACGGCACCAACTACCCGGGCCAGGATGACATCCGCGGCCGCCAGGACCGGCTGGCCGAGTCCCTGCAGGAGATCTATGCGGCCCTGGGGGATGGGCAGCGCCTGGTGCTGGAGTACAAATTCTTTGAGCCGGCGTTCTATCACACGGACGTGCCGGACTGGGGCACCTCCTACGCCCAGACCCTGGCCTTGGGGGAGAAGGCGTTCGTCTGCCTGGACACCGGCCACCATGCGCCGGGCACCAACATCGAGTTCATCGTGATGCAGCTGCTGCGCCTGGGCAAGCTGGGTTCCTTCGACTTCAACTCCCGCTTCTACGCGGACGATGACCTGATCGTGGGTGCCGCCGACCCGTTCCAGCTGTTCCGCATCATGCACGAAGTGATACGGGGCGGCGGTTACGGCAAGGACTCCGGCGTGGCCCTGATGCTGGACCAGTGCCACAACCTGGAAGAGAAGATCCCCGGCCAGATCCGCTCCGTGCTCAATGTCCAGGAAATGACGCTGCGCGCCCTGCTGGTGGACACCGCCGCCCTGGGCGAAGCGCAGCGTGCCGGCGATGTCCTGGCCGCCAACGGCATCTTCAACGATGCCTTCTACACCGACGTCCGGCCCATCCTGGCCGAGTGGCGTGAATCCCGCGGCCTGCCCGCGGACCCAATGGCCGCCTTCAAGGCGAGCGGTTACCAGAAACAGATCAACGAGGACCGCGTGGGCGGCCAGCAAGCCGGATGGGGCGCCTGA
- a CDS encoding L-rhamnose mutarotase, giving the protein MRVCFRSSVQPALIDEYRRRHAAVWPEMLNALKEAGWHNYSLFLGGDGLLVGYVECDDFDAVRARMALTDVNARWQAEMATLFEDSGQAPDEGFQVLEEVFNLNSQLAAQPPAG; this is encoded by the coding sequence ATGAGGGTGTGTTTCCGTTCCTCGGTCCAGCCGGCGCTGATCGACGAATACCGGCGCAGGCATGCCGCAGTGTGGCCGGAAATGCTGAACGCCCTCAAGGAGGCGGGCTGGCACAACTACTCCCTGTTCCTTGGTGGAGACGGGCTCCTGGTGGGGTACGTGGAGTGCGACGACTTTGACGCCGTCCGTGCCCGCATGGCCCTGACGGATGTGAACGCCCGCTGGCAGGCCGAGATGGCAACCCTGTTCGAGGACTCCGGCCAGGCGCCCGACGAAGGGTTCCAGGTGCTGGAAGAAGTCTTCAATCTCAACAGCCAGCTGGCGGCACAGCCCCCCGCAGGCTGA
- a CDS encoding LacI family DNA-binding transcriptional regulator, protein MNRTASIKDVATHAGVAVGTVSNVLNYPDRVSDRTKERVLRSIDELGFVRNDAARQLRVGHSRTIGLIVLDVGNPFFTSVVRAAEDAAALQGSAVLLGDSGHNAGREANYIDLFQEQRVQGLLISPVGDVTERLDLLRERGVPTVLVDRLADESKFSSVAVDDDAGGYLAARHLLDTGRRRLAFVGGPMSIRQVADRLQGAQRAVKEEPDASLEVLDAEGQTVLAGRSVGDMLVERGRAELPEGIFCANDLLALGVMQSLTMTHTFRIPEDVALIGYDDIDFAISAVVPLSSIRQPTELLGRTAIELLSEEVESQNPVHRSVVFTPELVVRQSTAAPAAG, encoded by the coding sequence ATGAACCGCACAGCCAGTATCAAGGACGTGGCCACCCACGCGGGCGTGGCCGTGGGGACGGTGTCCAATGTCCTCAACTATCCCGACAGGGTGTCCGACCGGACCAAGGAACGGGTCCTGCGCTCCATCGACGAACTGGGGTTTGTCCGCAACGATGCCGCCCGCCAACTCCGTGTTGGCCACAGCCGCACCATCGGGCTCATCGTCCTGGACGTAGGCAACCCGTTCTTCACCTCCGTGGTCCGCGCGGCGGAGGACGCCGCAGCGCTGCAGGGAAGCGCCGTCCTGCTGGGCGACAGCGGCCACAATGCCGGCCGCGAGGCGAATTACATTGACCTCTTCCAGGAGCAGCGCGTGCAGGGCCTGCTGATCTCGCCGGTGGGCGATGTAACGGAAAGGCTGGACCTCCTCCGCGAGCGCGGCGTGCCAACGGTCCTGGTGGACCGGCTGGCTGACGAGTCCAAGTTCAGCTCGGTAGCCGTGGATGACGACGCCGGAGGCTACCTGGCTGCCCGGCACCTGCTGGACACCGGCCGCCGTCGGCTGGCTTTTGTTGGCGGCCCCATGTCCATCCGGCAGGTCGCGGACCGGCTCCAGGGGGCCCAGCGGGCCGTGAAGGAGGAGCCGGACGCCAGCCTCGAGGTGTTGGATGCTGAAGGGCAGACCGTCCTGGCTGGGCGCAGCGTGGGCGACATGCTGGTGGAGCGCGGGCGGGCTGAACTGCCCGAGGGGATTTTCTGCGCCAACGACCTCCTGGCCCTGGGCGTCATGCAGTCGCTCACTATGACGCACACGTTCCGGATCCCGGAGGACGTGGCGCTGATTGGCTATGACGACATCGACTTTGCCATCTCCGCGGTGGTTCCCCTGTCCTCCATCCGCCAGCCCACCGAACTGCTGGGCCGGACAGCCATCGAACTGCTGTCCGAAGAGGTGGAGTCCCAAAATCCCGTCCACCGGTCCGTAGTGTTCACGCCGGAGCTGGTGGTCCGCCAGAGCACGGCCGCGCCGGCCGCCGGCTGA